A window of Acetonema longum DSM 6540 genomic DNA:
GCCCCCGGGTTAAACGAAACTGCACCCGATGCTCCAAATCCTGCCGGACAAACAGCATATCCACCGAACCGGCGGCCGCCTGCCATAAAATCATATCCTCATCGTCCCCGGCCCGGTGGGATTGTCCCATGGCGCCAAGGTAGACAGCTTCCAGAATATTGGTTTTTCCCTGGGCATTCTCGCCGATCATGATATTGATACTGGGAGAAAAAGCAATCTCTAAATGACTGTAATTGCGAAAATCCCGTAAAGTGAGGGTTTGAATCCGCATAATTTCCTCTATTGTTCCAATTTAACCTGCCATCGTCCAATACCTTGGACAGAAATGATATCGCCGGGATGGATTTTTTTTCTTTTTTCCAAAGTAACCTGCTGATTCACCATAACCATGCCATCGTCAATCATCTGCTTGGCCTGGCCGCCCATTTCAGCAATTGATCCAGCTGAATCACATCGGTATGAATTTCAATAACGCTCATCGATTCTGTCATAGACCTCATTCTCCGTTAAGCCGTACGAACCGGTGTAATAATATAGGTATAGTTTTCATCATCAATCGGTTTTATACTCGCCGGGCTCAGAGAGTTGTTCAAAGCGAAGATGAGGGACTCACTGTCGATATTTTTAAGGATATCGGTAACATACTTGGCATTAAAGGCAATATCCACCGGATCGCCTTCGATGACAGCCGACACGATTTCGCAGGCTTTGCCGATATCCGGATTATTCGAGGTAATCTGCACCTGATTATCGGCAAAATGGAATTTAATTACATTGTAGTCAGAATCTCTGGCCATCAGAGACACCCGTTCCACCGCATCAAGGAATTCCTGGGACTGAATTTGCACTCTTGTCTGAAACCCGGGAGGAATAACCCGGTTATAATCAGGGAACTGCCCTTCAATCAGGCGGGAACTGATGTAGACATTATCAAAGGAAAAAGCCACTTGATTTTTTTGCCAGCAAACCGATACATCCTGAGGAATATCGGTGGTTAAAACTCTGCCTAACTCGTTTAATATTTTAGCCGGAATAATCATTTTGACCGGCTGCGGCACTTCCTCAATCGTGTCTTGCTTCAGCGCCAGCCGGTGGGTATTGGTACCGACCATTTTTATCTGGGTGTTTTCCGCTTCCAGCAAACCGCCGGTAAAAATAGGCCTGGACTCATCGGTGGCGCAGGCAAACACCGTCTTTTTAATCAGTTCCCTCAAAATATTGTCTTTCAGGATCAAACTATGATCCAGGGCCATTTTTTGAATGGTAGGAAATTCTTCGTAAGGCAGATTCAACAGATTGAATTGAGAAGCGGCGCAGGAGATCCGGATCGTCGTATCCTCGCCGTTCGTGGATATTTCCACCGTTTCTCCCGGCAGACGGCGTACCAGTTCCTGAAAGTAGCGTCCGGATAATACCGCTTTGCCAGGTTCACTGACCTCGGCCGCAATCGAGCAGCTGATGCCGATTTCATAATCCGTGGCCTGTAATTCCAACTGGCTGTCGCTGGCGGAAAGGTAGATACCGGTTAAAATCGACAAGGGAGTTTTGGTGGCGACAGCTTTTTGCACAGTCTGCACTGCCTGTTGCAAAGATGCCTTTGTGCAGGTAAATTTCATGGTTTTAACCTCCCAAAATAGATCTGCTGAAATATACTTGGTATATTATACTAATAAAATACATAAGATAATAAAATTAGCCGTAATAGTACTAGGCGCTGTCGATATGTTGAAAACCCTGCGGTCCCCCTGTCGAATTAGGAATGTGTCCTGTTTATAACCTGTGAATAGAATCAGACAAGTTATCCCCAAATTCACAGCAATTTTTGTCCTATCGACATATTCACAAACCATCAACAACAAAACAACAGCTTTATCCGCAAGTTATTCACAATTGATGAGAATTCCAGTGTAAAACTTGCCTTTTTCGCAAAAATCATCTGCGGCCTAGAATCCTGTAGCGTTCAAAACGGTCCAGATGCCAGGTAAGAGGAACGCCTGCGTTGCCGTACTGAAGAATTCAGGTGACTTTTCGACTTACGCGAGATTATTTGCTATAGCCACTTTTCCGAAAAGTTACGAATTCTGATACAGCGCGACGAGGACGGGCGTGAGACACGTTCTGGAGAATACGTCGAATGCCCGCCTGCAGGAGTAACGACGCAGATGAGCCTTTTTAAACGCTACCCTAGGCATTCTCAATCCGTTTGATAAGCTCATTGATTGTCTGCTGCAGTTTCCCGTCTTCGTTTCTTTCCCGGCTGATTTTATCATTGGCATGAATCACAGTAGTATGATCTCTGCCGCCAAACACCTCGCCAATGCGCGGCAGGGAAGTGTCGGTCATTTCACGGCACAGGTACATGGCGATCTGGCGGGGATAGGCCACATTGCGGGTGCGTTTTTTGGCGGTGAGATCATCCTGTTTGATTTTAAAATAAGTAGCCACCGTCTCTTTGATCAATTCCATGGTGACTTGTTTCGGCTTGCCGTAAGGAAAAATTTCTTTCAGGGCTTCGGTGGCAAGATCAATATTGATCGGCTTATTCACCAGGGAGGCGTAAGCCATGACCCGAATGAAGGCGCCTTCCAATTCCCGGATGTTATTATCAATGCGGCTGGCAATATAGATCATCACATCATTGGGGAAGTTCAGATTTTCCACCATGGCCTTTTTCCGCAGGATGGCAATGCGGGTTTCCAGATCCGGCGCCTGAATATCCGTAATCAAGCCCCATTCAAACCGGGAACGCAGCCGGTCTTCCAGTGTGGGGATTTCACGGGGGGGACGGTCGCTGGAGATAATAATCTGCTTATTAGCTTCGTGCAATGTATTAAAGGTATGGAAGAATTCTTCCTGGGTATGTTCCTTTTTCGATAAAAATTGAATATCGTCCACCAGCAGCACGTCGATATTGCGGTATTTCTGGCGGAAACTTTCCGGGTTGCCGTCCCGGATAGAGTTGATTAGTTCATTGGTAAATTTTTCGCTGGATATGTAAAGTACCTTTAAATTAGGGTGATTATGGCGAATTCTGTGACCGATGGCATGCATCAGATGGGTTTTTCCCAATCCTACGCCGCCATAGACAAAGAAAGGATTATACACTTTGGCTGGCACTTCCGCTACCGCCAGGGCTGCCGCATGGGCAAAGCGGTTGGAATTGCCGATGACAAAGGTTTCAAACACATATTTAGGATTCAAAATGCTCTGAGTGTCATCAATCCAGGCAGACGAGACCTTTACCGGTTCGGGAGACAAAGGGACATTCGGCTGTGGCGTTCCGGCCTGGTTCGGAGGTTGTTGTTTCGAGGGAGAGGGGGAGAAATTCTGAGTTTGAGTTTCTGAAACAGGCTGTATGTTTGTCTCAGCAGCAGGTTCCTCTAAATTCAGATTTACAAAGCGGACTTCCAAAGGCTTTTGGGTGACAAATTGGACAGTGTTTTTAAATAACTGCAGGTAGTGGGCTTCCAGCCACTCTTTGCAAAAGTCGGTGGGAGTGCCTATTTCAAACGTCGTATCAGTGATGGACAGAGGGATTGTTGATTTTATCCAGGTATTAAAAATAGGTTTAATAACTTCCTTCTCTAATATCTGGATAATTTTTTCCCAGGTTTGGGCCAGTTCTGCGGTATTGGGCGTGTCATTCATTCTAATAATTCCTCTCTTCCTCTGTCTATTGGTTAACAAAGATTCGTATGTGGTTGAAGGGTGTAATGAATAGGTTCAGTTATCAACAAGTTAAACTTATCCACAAAGTTATACACAGCTGTGCATAACAACTAGAAAAAAAGTAGTTTTTGGCGAAAAAAAAATACAACGGCGGTTGGGCAAACGCCTTCCGCAGCAGTGTATTTTTTCATGTTAAAGCTATATCTCTTGCTTGTGGATAAAACTGTGAATAAGTGGTTAAAATTGTGAGTAACAGTTCCATCAATATGCCGACAAGATAGTCCAAGATGTCTTTACAAGAAACATATTAACAAATTTTACGGCAGTTATCAACAGGTATTTTTCCTTCCTGTGGATTTTAAGTGAATTCGTCAAGATAAGGACAGCATTATCCTTGACACAGGAACCTCTCTAGTCTATAATCTTACTGTATAATATCTTTATGGTGTTTGAAATACTGCAAGTCCATGCCGAGGAGGTGTGCAATAGATGAAACGCACGTATCAGCCGAATGTTCTCTGGAAAAAAAGAACTCATGGCTTCCGGAAACGTATGAAATCCATCGGTGGCCGTCTTGTTCTGAAAAGCAGACGCGCTAAAGGCCGTAAAAAGTTATCTGCGTAATAGGCCGCTTCGAGTGGCCTTTTTTTTCCATTTAGGCAGGAAACCATTGAACAGGTCGAATGTATCCTGATTACGATTGCGCTTGATGCGTCAGGCACAATGAGACGAAATGAAAGGTTCGAAGAAAGAGCTCCTGTGTTTAAATTAGCGAAATGCGATCATTTATCTAAAAACATTCAGTTTCAGACAGTGTATAAGTCTGGCAAATCCTATGCCAATCGGATGATGGTACTTTATGTCCGTCATAATGATCTGGCCGGAAGAAAGGTAGGATTTGCCGCCGGGAAAAAGCTGGGCAATGCTGTTGTTCGCAACCGGATTAAGCGACTAATGCGCGAAGTATACCGTCATCATCAGGGAAAACTGATTCCAGGACTTGATTTAATTCTGGTTGGTCGTCAGTCTATGATTGATGCGGGGTATAAAGAAGCGGAAAAGGCTTTTTTGGCTCTATGTCTTAAAGCTGATATTATTTCAAAGAATTGAGGCCGAAAATAGGCAGTTTTTCCTTTGACTGCCGCAGAAAGCAGGGGTTGAACGTGGGAAAGCGAATATTAATCGGTATCGTCCACTTTTACCGTTTGTTTCTGTCGCCGTTAAAGCCGCCTACCTGCCGCTTTGTGCCTACCTGTTCCGAGTATGCGCTGGAAGCGATCGAAAAGTATGGAGCATGGCGCGGAACTGTTTTAAGCATCAGACGAATCTTACGCTGCCACCCCTTTCATCCCGGGGGCTATGACCCTGTTTAACACTATGAAATGCAAGAGGAGTGAATTCTTTGAATTTTAATTTTTTGTCGGATATAATGAAAAGCGCCTTGACTTTTTTCTATAATCTGACGGTTTCCGCCGGCATTCCCAGTTACGGGTTGGCGATCATTCTGCTGACCATTGCGATTAAAATGATTCTGTATCCTTTAACCGTAAAACAGGTCAAATCCATGAAAGCCATGTCCGAATTGCAGCCGAAAATGAAAGAGCTGCAGGAAAAATATAAAGACAACAAAGAAAAATTAGGCAAGGAAATCGGCGAACTGTATCAAAAGGCCGGTGTGAATCCGCTGGCAGGCTGTTTGCCTCTCCTGGTTCAGATGCCCTTTTTGATCGCCATATTTTTTGCCATTAAAGAATATAACTACGTAGGGGATTCAAGCTTCCTGTGGCTTCAAAACATGGCCCAGGATAACCCCAGTGACCCCCTGTATATTCTCCCGGTGCTGTCGGCGCTTACCACCTGGGTGCAGCAAAAGCAGACCACCGTGGACAGCAGTGCCCAGAACAAAATGATGATGATCATGATGCCGGTATTTATCGGCTATATTACGATTACATTCCCGGCGGGACTGGGTATATACTGGGTTGTGGGAAATATTGTCCAGATCATTCAACAGTGGTGGATGTACCGTAAACCGCGGACTGTTGTACAAGGA
This region includes:
- a CDS encoding YidC/Oxa1 family membrane protein insertase, encoding MKSALTFFYNLTVSAGIPSYGLAIILLTIAIKMILYPLTVKQVKSMKAMSELQPKMKELQEKYKDNKEKLGKEIGELYQKAGVNPLAGCLPLLVQMPFLIAIFFAIKEYNYVGDSSFLWLQNMAQDNPSDPLYILPVLSALTTWVQQKQTTVDSSAQNKMMMIMMPVFIGYITITFPAGLGIYWVVGNIVQIIQQWWMYRKPRTVVQGQGEVR
- the rnpA gene encoding ribonuclease P protein component codes for the protein MRRNERFEERAPVFKLAKCDHLSKNIQFQTVYKSGKSYANRMMVLYVRHNDLAGRKVGFAAGKKLGNAVVRNRIKRLMREVYRHHQGKLIPGLDLILVGRQSMIDAGYKEAEKAFLALCLKADIISKN
- a CDS encoding RNA-binding S4 domain-containing protein, with protein sequence MIDDGMVMVNQQVTLEKRKKIHPGDIISVQGIGRWQVKLEQ
- the yidD gene encoding membrane protein insertion efficiency factor YidD gives rise to the protein MGKRILIGIVHFYRLFLSPLKPPTCRFVPTCSEYALEAIEKYGAWRGTVLSIRRILRCHPFHPGGYDPV
- the dnaA gene encoding chromosomal replication initiator protein DnaA, with the protein product MNDTPNTAELAQTWEKIIQILEKEVIKPIFNTWIKSTIPLSITDTTFEIGTPTDFCKEWLEAHYLQLFKNTVQFVTQKPLEVRFVNLNLEEPAAETNIQPVSETQTQNFSPSPSKQQPPNQAGTPQPNVPLSPEPVKVSSAWIDDTQSILNPKYVFETFVIGNSNRFAHAAALAVAEVPAKVYNPFFVYGGVGLGKTHLMHAIGHRIRHNHPNLKVLYISSEKFTNELINSIRDGNPESFRQKYRNIDVLLVDDIQFLSKKEHTQEEFFHTFNTLHEANKQIIISSDRPPREIPTLEDRLRSRFEWGLITDIQAPDLETRIAILRKKAMVENLNFPNDVMIYIASRIDNNIRELEGAFIRVMAYASLVNKPINIDLATEALKEIFPYGKPKQVTMELIKETVATYFKIKQDDLTAKKRTRNVAYPRQIAMYLCREMTDTSLPRIGEVFGGRDHTTVIHANDKISRERNEDGKLQQTINELIKRIENA
- a CDS encoding RNA-binding S4 domain-containing protein gives rise to the protein MTESMSVIEIHTDVIQLDQLLKWAARPSR
- the dnaN gene encoding DNA polymerase III subunit beta, coding for MKFTCTKASLQQAVQTVQKAVATKTPLSILTGIYLSASDSQLELQATDYEIGISCSIAAEVSEPGKAVLSGRYFQELVRRLPGETVEISTNGEDTTIRISCAASQFNLLNLPYEEFPTIQKMALDHSLILKDNILRELIKKTVFACATDESRPIFTGGLLEAENTQIKMVGTNTHRLALKQDTIEEVPQPVKMIIPAKILNELGRVLTTDIPQDVSVCWQKNQVAFSFDNVYISSRLIEGQFPDYNRVIPPGFQTRVQIQSQEFLDAVERVSLMARDSDYNVIKFHFADNQVQITSNNPDIGKACEIVSAVIEGDPVDIAFNAKYVTDILKNIDSESLIFALNNSLSPASIKPIDDENYTYIITPVRTA
- the rpmH gene encoding 50S ribosomal protein L34, which codes for MKRTYQPNVLWKKRTHGFRKRMKSIGGRLVLKSRRAKGRKKLSA